From Streptomyces sp. GSL17-111, one genomic window encodes:
- a CDS encoding plasmid stabilization protein, with amino-acid sequence MAKSSKRERQYEHVKQSEKQRGGRSAQRAEEIAARTVNKQKAKSGETRGASAPSGRSGGQRSRPGGAEKTKEQLYDEAKRRDVKGRSSMSKAELKDALGR; translated from the coding sequence GTGGCGAAGTCATCCAAGCGCGAACGGCAGTACGAGCACGTCAAGCAGAGCGAGAAGCAGCGCGGCGGGCGCAGCGCCCAGCGGGCGGAGGAGATCGCCGCCCGCACGGTGAACAAGCAGAAGGCCAAGTCCGGTGAGACGCGCGGTGCCTCGGCGCCGTCCGGCCGCAGCGGCGGGCAGCGCTCGCGCCCGGGTGGCGCGGAGAAGACGAAGGAGCAGCTCTACGACGAGGCCAAGCGGCGTGACGTCAAGGGGCGTTCGTCGATGAGCAAGGCCGAGCTGAAGGACGCACTGGGCCGGTGA
- a CDS encoding OmpA family protein has protein sequence MVHWRQGVLLPTLTFTVLTVSAAPIPAVADSPDGPASHQAPVKIDSKSPQLLMRDGATLAESRVIDIVQVVEDESGEERRADSNEKTTFTLQAEVLFGKDSAELNGQASSRIKDIADEIDEQGSTEVNVYGFTDNLGSYSHGVKLSQERAEAVHRELVTHLDNAGITFNIRGYSEDYPVASNATEEGRTKNRRVEVSFPRDE, from the coding sequence ATGGTGCATTGGCGTCAAGGTGTGCTGTTGCCGACTTTGACTTTCACGGTCCTGACGGTCAGCGCGGCGCCGATTCCGGCAGTCGCCGACTCGCCGGACGGACCGGCCAGCCATCAAGCTCCTGTCAAGATCGACTCCAAGTCTCCGCAACTCCTCATGCGCGACGGGGCGACGTTGGCGGAGTCGCGGGTCATCGACATCGTGCAGGTGGTCGAGGACGAGAGCGGCGAAGAGCGTCGCGCGGACTCCAACGAGAAGACGACGTTCACGCTGCAGGCCGAGGTCCTCTTCGGCAAGGACAGCGCTGAGTTGAACGGCCAGGCGAGTTCCCGTATCAAGGACATCGCGGACGAGATCGACGAGCAGGGCTCGACCGAGGTGAACGTCTACGGGTTCACGGACAACCTCGGTTCCTACTCCCACGGGGTGAAGCTCTCGCAGGAGCGGGCCGAAGCCGTGCACCGGGAGCTGGTCACGCATCTCGACAACGCGGGGATCACTTTCAACATCCGTGGCTACAGCGAGGATTACCCGGTCGCGTCGAACGCGACGGAAGAGGGTCGTACGAAGAACCGGCGGGTGGAGGTCTCGTTCCCGCGTGACGAGTGA
- a CDS encoding Flp family type IVb pilin yields MPPFKPRLDDRGQTAIEYLGILAVVAAIIVVLLTTDFGTAIVNAINAQIDKVTGAG; encoded by the coding sequence ATGCCCCCCTTCAAGCCCCGCCTCGACGACCGCGGCCAAACGGCCATCGAATACCTCGGCATCCTCGCCGTAGTAGCCGCCATCATCGTCGTCCTCCTCACGACGGACTTCGGCACCGCGATCGTCAATGCGATCAATGCCCAGATCGACAAGGTTACCGGAGCGGGCTGA
- a CDS encoding DUF5936 domain-containing protein — translation MTLLLAALAALSLVGLAYGVRLYRADARLPADLALALEVGSTRTTPVGSALDRLGMRWAPLVLRLMGPRRVDAVRRRIDLAGNPGGLTLDRYAARRAVYGALGALGAFAMLTRGQWLLAALMAAFALFWVEVGIAASIRIRRAEIERTLPDFLDVLAVVVSAGLGFRQALDRVADRYEGPWADELRITLRQMDMGVSRRQAFEDLRRRNDSEQVAMFVTALQQGEDLGAPIVDTLIAIAADMRRTDAQNARRRAARAVPKATLVITTVMVPATLILLVAGLFLGTETEFSRITGE, via the coding sequence GTGACCCTCCTCCTCGCCGCACTCGCCGCCCTCTCCCTCGTCGGCCTCGCCTACGGCGTCCGCCTCTACCGCGCCGACGCCCGACTCCCCGCCGACCTCGCCCTCGCCCTCGAGGTCGGCTCCACCCGCACCACGCCCGTCGGCTCCGCCCTCGACCGCCTCGGCATGCGCTGGGCCCCGCTCGTCCTGCGCCTGATGGGTCCCCGCCGCGTCGACGCCGTCCGCCGCCGCATCGACCTCGCCGGCAACCCCGGCGGCCTCACCCTCGACCGCTACGCCGCCCGCCGCGCCGTCTACGGCGCCCTCGGCGCCCTCGGCGCCTTCGCCATGCTCACCCGGGGCCAATGGCTCCTGGCCGCGCTCATGGCCGCCTTCGCCCTGTTCTGGGTCGAGGTCGGCATCGCCGCCTCCATCCGCATCCGCCGGGCCGAGATCGAGCGCACGCTCCCGGACTTCCTCGACGTCCTCGCCGTCGTGGTCTCCGCCGGTCTCGGCTTCCGCCAGGCGCTCGACCGCGTCGCCGACCGCTACGAGGGCCCCTGGGCCGACGAACTGCGCATCACCCTGCGTCAGATGGACATGGGCGTCAGCCGCCGCCAGGCCTTCGAGGACCTCCGGCGACGCAACGACTCCGAACAGGTCGCCATGTTCGTCACCGCCCTCCAGCAGGGCGAGGACCTCGGCGCGCCCATCGTCGACACCCTCATCGCCATCGCCGCCGACATGCGCCGCACGGACGCCCAGAACGCGCGCCGCCGCGCCGCACGTGCCGTGCCGAAGGCGACCCTCGTCATCACCACCGTCATGGTCCCCGCGACCCTGATCCTCCTCGTCGCCGGCCTCTTCCTCGGCACCGAGACCGAGTTCAGCCGGATCACCGGTGAGTGA
- a CDS encoding type II secretion system F family protein, with translation MTLDQLILLTLGATLLTCVLAALGLRTYAAGRAQRQALIDRLSHTPAPPGADRRFAALDHRLRRTAFGRRLDHRLTATGLDLTPGEFTAYVTGAVLALWLLAQSLLSPFFGPLAALLGLVAAHTFLTWQRQKRIEKFINQLPELARLLANGTQAGLALRTAITMAAEEMDAPAGEELTKVSHALGVGHSIDDALGELATRLPSRELVVLVTTLVLSNRAGGQVVGSLRNLTDTLEQRKETRREVKTQLSQVMMTAYAVPLIGLTVLLMMDRAGSGVLDRMTGTFVGQAAVVVAFSLYAAGFLVIRRMSRIDV, from the coding sequence GTGACACTCGACCAGCTGATCCTCCTCACCCTCGGCGCGACCCTGCTCACCTGCGTCCTCGCCGCCCTCGGGCTGCGGACGTACGCGGCGGGCCGCGCCCAGCGTCAGGCCCTCATCGACCGCCTCAGCCACACCCCCGCCCCACCCGGCGCCGACCGCCGCTTCGCCGCCCTCGACCACCGACTGCGCCGCACCGCCTTCGGCCGCCGCCTCGACCACCGGCTCACCGCCACCGGACTCGACCTGACCCCCGGCGAGTTCACCGCCTACGTCACCGGCGCCGTCCTCGCCCTGTGGCTGCTCGCGCAGTCCCTGCTGTCCCCGTTCTTCGGCCCGCTCGCGGCCCTCCTCGGCCTCGTCGCCGCGCACACCTTCCTCACCTGGCAACGCCAGAAACGCATCGAGAAGTTCATCAACCAGCTCCCCGAACTCGCCCGGCTCCTCGCCAACGGCACCCAGGCCGGACTGGCCCTGCGCACCGCCATCACCATGGCCGCCGAGGAGATGGACGCCCCCGCGGGCGAGGAACTCACCAAGGTCTCCCACGCCCTCGGCGTCGGCCACTCCATCGACGACGCGCTCGGGGAACTCGCCACCCGCCTCCCGTCCCGCGAACTCGTCGTGCTCGTCACCACCCTCGTCCTCTCCAACCGCGCCGGCGGCCAGGTCGTCGGCTCCCTGCGCAACCTCACGGACACCCTCGAACAGCGCAAGGAGACCCGGCGCGAGGTCAAGACACAGCTCTCCCAGGTGATGATGACCGCCTACGCCGTCCCCCTCATCGGCCTCACCGTCCTGCTGATGATGGACCGCGCCGGTTCGGGCGTCCTCGACCGCATGACCGGCACGTTCGTCGGCCAGGCGGCCGTCGTCGTCGCCTTCTCCCTCTACGCGGCCGGGTTCCTCGTGATCCGCCGCATGTCCCGGATCGACGTCTGA